Below is a genomic region from Rosa chinensis cultivar Old Blush chromosome 5, RchiOBHm-V2, whole genome shotgun sequence.
CTTACATTGTTAtgttcaaaccaaaaaaaaaaaaaaaaacaacaacaacaacaacaacttgaTGTTTGAAAATATAAGATGTAGATATACTTTTTCCTCCTCCTTACGGAGCAACTGATTCTATTtgcttgttttattttttttaattcaaactATAAGATGCAAATGAAAGCTGTATATCTTCTGATGCTATCAAGTATTAGTTGATGACTGCATACATAGGATATAAACAATATATTCTCGTTACATTGACTGGAATATACTTACAGGATGATCACCGAAATCCTGGCAAGAAACTCCTTCGACACCATTCTATGAGTCGAAGCCATGGGCAATATTGAGATGAATGGAGGTACTTCCACTTACTACAAACGTTTCAGTAGTATAAAGCATTATTGCTACTTTTGAAAAACTGGTGATTTTTTCTTTCAGTAGAAGACACCTGTCATTTTTAATTTACTTGTGCAAGTGTATCAAGATACAACTTGATAAATCATTAGAACTATTGCAGTATGTATCTCGCAGCTGACTGTAGACAAGTAggttttaaaaaaagaaaaaagaatcatTACATGGAACTGAAATCTGTTTCAGGTATAAATAGCATGTACTTGAGCCTACTAATTAGTTTCCTCTATAttgaaaagttgatttcatcATTTTAGCAGTGGGTTTCTGCTTCTGTAACAAGTATTCATAAGCCATGTTGTGATGTTTGTGCATTAGTAGTCCCTGTGACTCTTCTGCATCTTCTGTATCATAAGCCAACAGTGTGCTAGTATTTTATACTGCTGTCTAGTAATTTGTTGATGCATTTTGGCAGGATCAGAAACCTCATTTGAAGTTGAAAGGAAATTCAAAAGCGTGCTTCACTAGTTGCAACTGGAGCTGGTGCTGGGTAGAGTATCGGCAGTACTCCTTCCCTTTTTATAGTGATGTAGATTTCTACAATTGTTGGAATCGTAGATGCATTTTCATGCAGAGGCGTTTAACTTCCCGTTATAATTTTTTCCCTAAATTTAAGATTTCTACCTGTTATCTAGGAAGTTGTTTGAGGGATGAACTAATCTTATAATATCGAACATGTATGAACAATTGTTGTTCCCTGCAACTCGCTCTAATGTTATTGTTAACAGTGATGATGTGAggtgagatttttttttatcttttttggtCAGTAGATTCTACTGTACATGGGATGTGAATTTATATCCTTGTTTATGCTAAACCAATTATGTATTTGTTCCTACGAACTCCTTTTATAAGTTCAATATTGATGTTGTCATTTTGACATATATACTTGGCACAATCTATATTTACGATCTTAATGCAATGGTTTTGAGTGTAATACTGCCTCATATTAGCTTATTCCAACAAATTCTGGTGATGACCGAAATCTGATAAAAAAAGCAAATGCATGGAGGCTCAGCTAACTACAAGTTAAACCACAGATTGTTCATATATGATCTTTCTTGCAAATTTGGCCTAATATTGAAGTGGTGGAATATACAAGGAGCAAATGGAAAAACCAAAGTACTAACACTAGCATTCAGTGATTGCAACAGAAAAAGAGCTCTGGTCTGGATTGAATCCCATTCAATCTGTGAAATCCAAACTCAACCAATCACATTCAATCAAACTGCCAGGTGTGACTGCCTCATACTATTAAAACTTGGATGATGATATTTCCAAAAAGAGGCCATCCCTCTCCCCCTTTCTTCCCCAAAAACCATGCCAGTAACAACAGCAGCTCTGCAGTCTTCTCTATGCTTCTCTCCTCAtaacccatcatcatcatcatcttcatcttctattCCCTCCAATTTCCAGACCTCCAACACCACCACCCATTTGGCAGCTAAACCCCAAAGCATTCTCCAAAAGCACCCACTATACACCCCCACCCACACCAAACTCTCCCTccaattcaaagagaaaatccTCTGCCTTGAAATCATGGGAGTTGATGCAGGCAAAGCACTctcccaaaaccctaatctcCACTCAGCAACTCTCGACTCAATCCAAGCCATAATCACCTTCCTTCAATCCAAAGGCATACAAGAGAAGGACTTGGCCAAGATCTTTGGGATGTGCCCCCATATCCTCACCTCCAACATCAAAACTGAGCTCATCCCAGTTTTCAATTTCCTCTCAGATTACCTCCAAGTCCCAGAACATAACTTCAGAAAGGTCATCAACAAATGCCCAAGATTGCTTGCTTCAAGTGTGAGTGACCAGCTCAAACCAGCTTTGTTTTATCTTCAGAGACTTGGGTTCAAGGACTTGCATGCTTTAGCTTACCATGACTCTGTGCTCTTGGTTTCGAGTGTGGAAAAGACCCTGATTCCCAAGTTAAATTTTTTGGTCGGTTTGGGGATTCCAAGAGATGAGGCTGTGGGGTTGGTGCTGAGGTGTCCTGCATTGCTCACTTTCAGCATTGAGAATAACTACAAGCCAAAGTATGAGTACTTCTCTGTGGATATGGGATTGAAATTGGAGGATTTGAAGGAGTTTCCTCAGTACTTTGCTTTTAGTTTGGAGAAGAGGATAAAGCCAAGGCATATGGAGGTTGTGCAAAGTGGGGTACATGTGCCTTTGCCACTTATGCTCAAGAGCACTGATGAGGAGTTTAGGGAGTTGCTGAAGCAATTTGGAGGTGGATGAGCATTGCAATTTGCAAGTTTGTAGGTAATGTGGATTTCTATCTTTGTATTTAGTATTTACAAGGTCATCCTAGATCAAACATTAATTATTGCAGCTTGGATGATTGTAAAAAATGTCTGTAATTATCTTTCCCTCTTCCTTATCTCAGGTTCTTAAATGATGTATGAATTCAAATCCTCACTTTGTATTAGGTGCACTAGGTAATTCAAAAGGAAAAGGCAATTAAAAGAGAGACATTTTTCATAGATAGATGCTCAAAAGAGAGCAGTTCATACATCTTAAAGGAATTGAAGGGTGATCTCCCACAGCTGGCATGTGACACGTGGTCAAGGACCACTGGATGCTGATCTCACAGACAAACTCCACCAACAGTACTGAACCAACACAGGGCACATGGTTGCAAAGAAGCAGCGAGGGTGGCGCTGCTATGCTCTGCTGATGCTCGTACTTTTCTCCATGCTATTAAGTAAGGAGTGGGGCTTGACCCTAACACTTAGGCCCCGTTTGGGAATTAGATTTTGATTTAAAAATCAGATGTATTTCCTTTCAAAAATCAGATGTATTTAAAAATACGTGCAATTGAAGATTGAATATTAATTTTACTGTTTGGATTACAGTTAATCTGAAGATTTGAGATTAAAGATTTAGATTTTTCCTTTACCATTTAGACACAAATCTGGTGCTCTCCCTCTCCAATGTGACTCAGATCCCCGACTCGAGCTTCACCTCCATAGACCATGAATTTCCATGTTGTAGACCAATCATCAGAGGCAGAGCCGTCTCAAAAATTTTGGCGGCCTTGTGCAAGATTTGTACTCTCTTTACACGGTCATACATGAATATGCATTGAAAATTTTCGTTATATAgagaaaatataatataaaaaaaaatttcaaaacttctgttttaattttaaaggatttttttttatcttatattaCCTTATTTCCacttcttgaaaaaaaaaaaaaaaaagtttttcaagAGAGAGAGTTCTAATGCTTGTTAAAAAAGATTTAGCGGTCCTGTTCCATTACCATGTCGCACTTGTCCTAAGCCGGCTCTGATAAGAGGGACAAAAGAATAATGAGAGAGAAACtcgaagagaaaaaaagaattgaagGTGTATGAAAGAGTAGATCGAGGGATGTGAGAGAAAATGTAGACAGAAGGATGAGAGAAAAAgagacaaaaagaagaagaagaagaagatgaaatagAGATTGAAGTCATTGAACATAGGAAGGAGGCAcaatattttctctcttttgtcGAGAAGTGAAGACGTGAAGATTTCAAATAATTAGAGGATTATTTGAAATCATCAATTTTTTAGGTTCGAAATGTCAAGTAAGATTTTGAGAAAATCTAAATTAGTAAGGTATTAAATTTgtacataaaaagaaaaaagaaaaaagaaaaaagaaaaaagaaaaaagaaaaaagaaaaaagaaaaaagaaaaaagaaaaaagaaaaaagaaaaaagaaaaagagttatTAAACGGGTTGAGCCAAGTCCCAATCCTAAAATCACCATATCCTAACAATGCCTTTGTTAACATAGAAACCATAGTACGTGAAGAAAAGTAACGTCTTATACATAAATACTAGCTACCACCTCCGCACGATGCTGCGGGTTTGCATTTTTCCccaaattttgtaattttgtatgTAGTACAATTGCATTCATAAGGTAAGAAACTATAAGAAACACTAATTTAAAATATTATCATTCAAAAGCTGGAGTTTTGACCAGATTTGTCTATTCACATATTTCAGAAATTGATGTTTTGCACAGAAACGGGTATTTTAACCAACATTTGTTCAAAAAATGATCATTCTAACCAAAGTTCCTAAACTCTAATTGCAAAGGTAGGTAGTTCTCATCAAAATAATCTGCATTTATCTTTCGAACCAGTTACTTTACATGAGTTCTTCAAAGGTATCATCATTTGGTTCGTCTGTTGTTGGTGCTTCATTCGCGTTGATGAGAAGCTCATTTGTTGCTGATTCTGGTGGGCTGCCATTAAAAATGGGGCAGTCAGATAAGAAAAGGTTGAATGGAGCTGCATATTCTGTTCAAATGATAATCCAATGCAAAACCATGAAGGTTAAGCAACAACTATGAGGCTGATAACAATTATGCAAGTTTGGCAATAACTATGAAGCTGACAGGAATTTTATGTCTGAAATCAATTCACCGGAgcatttcaaaaacaaaacccagtatcagaagaaaaaaagggaaaaaaaaaaaaaaaaacagatagatgagcaatccaaaacaaacccagaccCAGATCCCTGTTCTTCTTCTCTAAATTACCTGCTATCAACTGATGTCCTGTCTTCTACGTTGGAAGCCTCTTGTCCAACATTGATTCCTTCTGATCTTCTCCTTTCACagtttctctctatctctacaCCTCTTGTCAAACAAATCCAGATCGATCACTCCTGTTTTCCTTTCAcagtctctctctgtctctgcaCTGAAACAAATAGAATCTCTCAGAAGTGGCAACACAGCAACCTTGACTTCATGGATTCAGATTTTTGACAGATGCTCCGAGTATCGTCATATATTCAAGTGGCCTATTTTTGAAGAAAGGCATGTAGATTAGAGTTCTGAACATACTGCTCTAATAAATCTTCCCAAAATATACTATACAATAGCAACCATTAGGAAATGAGTACATTCTGTACTATTAATGCCAAAGTTTACAAATCTACAGACAACTTGTATTTGCACAGGATCCATGGTGTAGGAAGGTTCTGGAAAGTCAATGTAAA
It encodes:
- the LOC112166934 gene encoding transcription termination factor MTEF1, chloroplastic, giving the protein MPVTTAALQSSLCFSPHNPSSSSSSSSIPSNFQTSNTTTHLAAKPQSILQKHPLYTPTHTKLSLQFKEKILCLEIMGVDAGKALSQNPNLHSATLDSIQAIITFLQSKGIQEKDLAKIFGMCPHILTSNIKTELIPVFNFLSDYLQVPEHNFRKVINKCPRLLASSVSDQLKPALFYLQRLGFKDLHALAYHDSVLLVSSVEKTLIPKLNFLVGLGIPRDEAVGLVLRCPALLTFSIENNYKPKYEYFSVDMGLKLEDLKEFPQYFAFSLEKRIKPRHMEVVQSGVHVPLPLMLKSTDEEFRELLKQFGGG